A region from the Salvelinus sp. IW2-2015 unplaced genomic scaffold, ASM291031v2 Un_scaffold907, whole genome shotgun sequence genome encodes:
- the LOC112069093 gene encoding urokinase plasminogen activator surface receptor-like isoform X1, whose product MITDKCCNSTHTKSFHLLQLQVKMYLIVPILVSLLLPKAYSLKCFECTPGESGACTDKETDCPTQCGNTRITSYMGGTKLSDVNMKACSVPAQCLTASVNFGMMRTMIASTCCNTDLCNSQSIPESTETTPNGKKCFTCTGTDCTSALSCVGDEDRCISTIVNMGGEKMTMKGCVSKSICVGDMSGALGPTMGMEMKCCEGNLCNNAQRIGLSLLLLVTSMVSVALFH is encoded by the exons ATGATAACAGATAAATGCTGTAACTCGACACACACTAAATCATTTCACCTCCTTCAGCTCCAAGTCAAAATGTACCTTATTGTACCTATCCTCGTGAGCTTGCTACTCCCCAAAG CATATTCACTCAAGTGCTTTGAGTGCACACCGGGAGAATCGGGAGCATGCACGGATAAGGAGACTGACTGTCCAACCCAATGTGGAAACACGCGGATTACATCCTATATGG GTGGTACAAAATTATCcgatgtgaacatgaaggcttGCTCGGTGCCTGCACAGTGTCTCACTGCATCGGTGAACTTCGGAATGATGCGCACTATGATCGCCAGCACATGCTGCAATACAGACCTCTGCAACTCCCAAAGCATCCCTG AATCTACTGAAACCACCCCAAATGGCAAGAAGTGCTTCACCTGTACCGGAACGGACTGCACGAGCGCTCTGAGCTGTGTGGGAGACGAGGACCGCTGTATCTCAACAATAG TGAACATGGGTGGCGAGAAGATGACAATGAAGGGATGTGTCTCCAAGAGCATCTGTGTGGGAGACATGTCAGGAGCACTGGGGCCAACCATGGGCATGGAAATGAAGTGCTGCGAGGGAAACCTATGTAACAACGCCCAGCGCATCGGACTGAGCCTCCTGCTCCTGGTGACATCCATGGTCTCTGTGGCCCTGTTCCACTGA
- the LOC112069093 gene encoding uncharacterized protein isoform X2, which yields MITDKCCNSTHTKSFHLLQLQVKMYLIVPILVSLLLPKAYSLKCFECTPGESGACTDKETDCPTQCGNTRITSYMGGTKLSDVNMKACSVPAQCLTASVNFGMMRTMIASTCCNTDLCNSQSIPVNMGGEKMTMKGCVSKSICVGDMSGALGPTMGMEMKCCEGNLCNNAQRIGLSLLLLVTSMVSVALFH from the exons ATGATAACAGATAAATGCTGTAACTCGACACACACTAAATCATTTCACCTCCTTCAGCTCCAAGTCAAAATGTACCTTATTGTACCTATCCTCGTGAGCTTGCTACTCCCCAAAG CATATTCACTCAAGTGCTTTGAGTGCACACCGGGAGAATCGGGAGCATGCACGGATAAGGAGACTGACTGTCCAACCCAATGTGGAAACACGCGGATTACATCCTATATGG GTGGTACAAAATTATCcgatgtgaacatgaaggcttGCTCGGTGCCTGCACAGTGTCTCACTGCATCGGTGAACTTCGGAATGATGCGCACTATGATCGCCAGCACATGCTGCAATACAGACCTCTGCAACTCCCAAAGCATCCCTG TGAACATGGGTGGCGAGAAGATGACAATGAAGGGATGTGTCTCCAAGAGCATCTGTGTGGGAGACATGTCAGGAGCACTGGGGCCAACCATGGGCATGGAAATGAAGTGCTGCGAGGGAAACCTATGTAACAACGCCCAGCGCATCGGACTGAGCCTCCTGCTCCTGGTGACATCCATGGTCTCTGTGGCCCTGTTCCACTGA